The DNA region tctcatacaaaatagttttagatcttcaaacaaaatataacataaaaaaggcaacctgagtaaatacacaatatagtttttatttttttaattttaagttatccaacacctatcaccaatgtgaaacactaattgcccccttaaacttaaaatttggttgtgtcacctttagcagtaataactgcaaccaaatgcttcagataactggagatcagtctttcacatcactgtggtggaattttggcccactcttctttgcagaacttctttagttcagccacactggagggttttcgagcatgaactacCCTTTTAAGgttctgccacagcatctcaaattGTTCAAGTCAGGATTTGAACCTCCAAAACCTTAACTGTgatttttttgagccattcagaggtggacttactcctatactttagatcattgtcttgttgcataatccacttgcgcttgagtttcaacttacagactgaagaccggacattctcctttaggattttctggtagagagcaaaattcatgtttccctcaattattgcaagtggcccaggccctgaagcagcaaagcatccacacactagcacaccgccaccaccatgcttgaccataggtatgatgtcctttttgtgaaattttgtgtttggtttatgccagatgtaatgggacccctgtcttccaaatagttccacttttgactcatcagtccacagaacatccTCCCAAAATATTTGAGGATcatgaatgtgtgttttggcaaaattccgaagagctttaatgttcttctgggttagcagtggtttttgcctcgtgtctttctgataatgcagtcatgaacagtgacataCATTGATGCAAgcgaggcctgtaggtcctttaatgttgtccttggctcttatgtgacttcctggatgagtagctgctatgctcttggaggaattttggaaggtcggccacttctgggaagattcactactgtgccgaatttttccatttggagataatggctctcactgtggtcctttggaatcccagaacctttgaaatagctttgtaacccagACTAGAGATGCACCCATGTATCGGCTGATAATCActatttttcccgctatcggccgatagtttaaaagcatccaatgatcagggctgattatatcctttcaatcaaaagagggcgggaaaacgcatagatttcgtgctgtgtgtaaagatgatgtctcttgatGTGTCTTTGTCTCttgaatgatgacaaaactacAGTTTGTAATGTCTGCgccgctaaaattttacacccgAAGGGAGCAGCAGTGAAATGGGAATTTTGGCGTTGAGTCAAATTTTTCCCCCCACGCTGCttgtaattaattaaagagccagtacaccgttgaaagatttaaatgaagatgtgttgacaaaaaagtagtatatattgcacagaaaaatatatttgtagagtagtttTTCAAATCCAGTTAAAGTTAATGaattaatatcatcaaaaaaaaaagtttatattatgctaccatatatattatatattatatattaccagtttgatgtcaatgatgaagtagaaatgcttttgtttgtggtgagtgaatgtgagcctaataggtgttttttttttttttagaattcactcacttaattctgttaatatgaattaataacattcaataagttatgaaatcttactttaatcatcagaatttagttcatgtgttaatctTAATTAGAGTAAcgtgttttctgtttgagaccagttattgtgaaacaacttgttgaaatggacagaataaagattttatttgcatttctttcagaattgtggaattaattattattaatttaaaagaaggcagaaaaggcagaactatcggtattggTTATCGCtatcagccgatatcactctgaataattgtttattggtatcggctgagaagtttatatcggtgcatctctagcaAAAAAGGCACTGGTTCTAAAGGTATGCCCTTAAATACTGCCACGTGTGCGCTCACAATTGTCACTCCTAATTACTAAGTACataaatgtataatgtaaatgtaaaaacgaGAGAGAGCCAAACTGATGTATGTAAAAATTTGATCCAGtggaattctgatatagtgagataaagttgaaataaatctgtctcgagtcaattttaaaatgacctttGATGTGAACATAGTAAATGCCCTAATTGACTTGCCAAAAGGAATGtataataatatgaaatatgtgAAGTTGTGAAAAACTGAAACTGAATATCTTTAGCCTCAGTGTATGTAAAcctttggcctcaactgtatcCATTATGCACAAAATCCTATTGCACATTCAGTTACAtatatttcttgtgttttttcatattgcacttaattttttttcatatttatgttCTTCACTCGATCTGTATCTACCCATCTATTTCACTGTATGCAGTAGGCTTGTGAGATCTTGTGTAATATGCAATCACCTAACTATTGTACTTCCATGACCTCTATCACTGAGCCACGTACAAATTACACcattacagaaaaaacaaaacccaacagAACCTGGTTGAGTTGGCTGTAGCCGCTAGTCCCTAGCATTAACATTTAGccattttgtaattattattattgttattattgttatcgtTATTGACCTGTACTCAGGGTTGTAAATAAACATATCAAGTGAGTTAACAAACCACTATTACTGGTAGCCGATGCTAACTCCTAATTCCTGACCTCTAACCAgtaaaaaccaaataaaatgcCTCCTCAACTTGGAATTCCTCCTCAAAAACCCAGTGTGGTCTCCTCAACTCAGTTTAGCaagagttcagcaagtgattTATAGTCAATGTGGCAGcacacagcatcagcagtaaagaaagtagcacttcttacctttaaatgacaTACTGGATATACAATTATTTGCTTTTgttcaatcaacatacagacatattagcttgttaaatctacAACAATGACTCTGACTATAAAAGATTATTTTTGAGTAGGACAAAATGCATCACTCATCACAATTAGCTGGCCAGCATGTTGCTAACCAAAGACAAACATGGAGGCATCTCTAAATGTTTGGCAAGTGAAGACATTCACTGCTTTATCAGTTTGGCAGCATGGACAGGGGAAATGACCATGCAGCAGAGGAAGATATTTTGTTGCTCTGCAGTCACACAACATGGGCTATTAAGTTCTGTGTATAGGACTACTGAATAGTTTAAAAGAAAGGCATATTATGAGATACAATACAATTCCTAATACCATTGTCAAGCGTCCCAAATATACATCACATGTTCTCAACCTTCACAggagagtttttttgtttttttttaaccagccacTTATTGTAGTTTTCTGCACATGAAACAGATTTAGTAGATATCtttaaaatagtaaataaaactaaactgaaaTTTAATTAGACTTTTTTCAATTTAGACCTTTAAGGAATTCTTTTGGAacccattttacaccagaccaCAGTGTCACCTCATACAACATGCTGCCATGTTAATAAAAAGTGATCTTTACACCCAACATGGGTAGTGCACAGATtataaatacagtgctgtgaaaaagtatttgcccaagatatatacacaaaaacataaaaaatcaggatcctgatttcttctgtttttgtttatatttcatactaaattgtttcagaaattaaaacaaaacctaagataaaacaaaggcagcctgagtaaaaacaaaatacagtttttaataaatgataaatggtaAAATGATAATGTCatttaatgaagcaaaaaagttatccaataccaactgcacctgtgtgaaaatgtatttgtccccatAGATACTAATTctacaaatctatgaaactgcatacataaatacagggttcaactggactagacacaaccaggcctgattactgcaaaccctgttcaatcaaatcaacacttaaatagaactttttcaacatcaTGAGGTTGGTGAAAAAGTCTTACCCAGTAAcccactatgccaaaattgaaagaaattccagaaatgatgaggaaggtggtgattgaaatacatcagtatgGGAAGGGtcacaaagctatttcaaaggctctgggactccaaaggaccatatctccattatctccaaatggaaaaactctgcacagtagtgaaccttcccagaagtggccgaccttccaaaattccttcaagagcacagcaacgactcatccaagaaatcacaaaagagccaaggacaacaccaaaggaactacaggcctctctcgcatcaataaaggtcactgttcgtaacaccactatcagaaagacactgggcaaaaatggcatccatgcatGAGTGgtaaggtgaaaaccactgctaacccagataTTTCGGGAGGATGTTCTGTGAactgatgagtggaaagtggaactggtgagaagacaggggtcctgttacatctggtgtaaaccaaacacagaattccacaaaaaaaatcatacctacggtcaagcatagtggtggaagtgtgatggtgtggggatgctttgctgcttcagggcctgggcaacttgcagtaattcaGTGAAAGATGAATTTTGCTCTccaccagaaaatcctaaaggagaatgtccggtcttcaggccgtaagttgaaactcaagcataaCTGGATTATTCAGCAAgacaatcagtgcgtttacatgaacaacaataatccactcttaacccaattaagaccaaactttgattaagaaactaccatgtaaacagcaattttaaattaccttaatctaattaaggtcatactcgaagtaagcaataatcgaattaagacaggtggagtactcctgttttagtcgcattatggacatgtattacagacatgtaaacaccttaatcacattatgaacgtcgtgtgagcgttttcaccgcattttgcgacaggacacgatcacacatggcagttttacattttacggTGAACAAAAGAGTTcagctgcatcccaaaccgcatacttgcctactagtGCCTActggcctgtagtggggaaaaatacatgtatctcggctactatttAGACGgaaagtatgcagtttgggacgcagcccacggcttcaagcagttgtctattagcacgtataagACTCCGcctgtcttaatttgattattgcttactttgagtatgaccttaattagattaaggtaattaaaaattgctgtttacatggtagtttcttaatcaaagtatggtcttaatcgggttaagagtggattattgttgtccatgtaaacgcgaTGAATGTTCCAAAGCATAGGAGGTAGTTCACCTCTGTATGGCTCAGAAAAAGCAAAATtcaagttttggagtggcctagttaAAGTACtgccaattgagatgctgtggcaggacgttaaacaggcagttcatgctcgaaaaccctccaagagtgggccaaaattccaccacagtgctgtgaaagactgatctccagttatcggaagcttttggttgcagttattactgctaaaggtGACACAACCAGATAAGTTTTAAGTTTAATGTGGCAGTTAGtgtttcacatgggtgatatgtgttggatcacttttttctttttttctcttcgataaataaataaatgaaagctgtATTCTGTTTTTACTCAGGTAgcgtttgttttatgttgtatttcgtttgaaggtCTAAAACTATCTACTATGAGACatgtacaaaaacagaagaaaacaaataaatttttcacagcactgtaagtgtATTTTGTTCCATCGCACAGATGTGTTTTCTATCTAGAAAACCTACTGAATttagttaaataaaattttatttatgtagcacttttaacactGGACATTATCACAAAGCAGGTTTATAGAAATCTGTATTCAGAATAAACAAATTAGAAAACTCAACATGACTCAAAAAGACAAGAGTaagctgttcctaataaagtggacataATGCGTATAATGTCTTAGTAATGcatttttaagtaaataaagtatGCATCACATCATCAACTTCTATTACAATCAGCACATTGTTTTATGGTTTATCAAAGCTTACCAAATTAGCTCAAAGTAACTCTAAATGTGTTCCTTATATTCAGTTTCCTGCTTCCACTTGATGATTTTCAGTGCATTCTTCAGTAATCACAACGACCCAAAATAACCATAACTGTTTACTGAAAGATAAGCCTAATTGTGAGTACAAAGCTTGTATAGAAGTCTTGGGGAGTGTGGCCGAGTCATGTTAATCAAACTGTCTTGAACGTAACAGTTTACAGCAGCAGAGGGTGTTGTAAAACCAGTTCAAGTCTCTGGGGCATGTGCTTTGCAGCTGCTTTATTTGGGATTTGTTTTAGTTTGTTGTGCTTGTGCTGAACTTTGGGATTTTTATATGAATATCTGCTATCCATCAGTGTAAATGACAAACATGTTCTGACCTCCTGGAACCGTGCAAAGCTTTTCAGTCCTTCTGATCTTTACAAAGTTCAGTCCTTCTGCACTTTACAGTTATTTTACAAccaaaatatttacatggaGACTCTTATGAAGTGTGGGAGGTTATTTCTCATTTCAAGACTTGCAGATCCTACAGTGTCTCACTTTTGTTATAATGCATGTAAGCTTTCTGCCAGACTAGGTTTCCTGACAAATTAGGTAGACAAACACTTGGGAATGTGCTCAGCCTAGTTTTAtgggtgggtggggtgggggaggaATGTTACTAATTTCAGTAGAAGAGCAAAACATTTCTCTGAAACTTCTTTCTGAGCTAAGTGAAGgaatcacttacacacactatTCACTTGATCCCCATGTGCCTGCACTTGATTCACCCTAGCCAAGGCAAGAAGTTAAAAATAGTCCTTTGCTCATGTAGCAGTGTGTTCCCTATGTATATCTagacattaaaatgtttttttttttcaagaacaaATTTGATATTGGCCAGTTTGACATAGTATGAGGATATGCTAATATAACAAGTATCTGTTTTgcagtatattttaaaatgataatttatACTGTTCAGTGAAATTTGATAGGTGGTCATAATACaatctgttttttctttatagTAAAGATATCTAGTCAAAACATCTTCCATTGCTGTACAGTCAACAAAAGATGgtatataacaaaaattaataGCTTTTGattttcattactttttaaaaatgtatttaaattttaagTTGTGccttctctttaaaaaaaaaaaggcaatgctACAGTGCtacaattttaattttaacaaagtaaacagttaaaagttcatttgtaatggttattATATTAACCATATGACAGACTTGGGTCCATGGCTCAACAGATGGGCCTTGTTTATCACTGCTCAAGTATTTAATCGTTCGGAATTTGTCACTGGAAAGGCTGAAGCTTTGTGTCCTGGAGTCTTAGAGGCATGTGACTTATGGTGGCTGTTGGGAGGTTAGGGGTGTTGCTTTTCCAAAAAGAGACTTAAAAACAAGCTGTGTGCCCTGATTGGTTGGTGGGATTGAGTGTCACGAGCAACAAGAGCATGGTATAAAACCTTTGGCTGCTGTGTTTCTGCAGAACTGACAGCTGATGGGACATGCCTGTGCTGTGTTGCCATAATTACTACAGACATTGCAGCCAGCATTAGACACCAGCGGTAGCTAAAATGGACATCCAGAGGACTGGCTCCCTGATGGGGTCACCTAATTCCATGGAAAGTCTGGAAAAACAACTTAGTTGCCCAATCTGTCTTGATATGTTCACCAAGCCTGTAGTGATCCTTCCCTGTCAACATAACCTGTGCCGTGGATGTGCTAGTGACCTTTACGACTCTCGAAACCCTTACAGATTTTCAGGTGGGGTGTTCAGGTGTCCAACATGTCGTTTTGAAGTGGTTCTTGATCGTCACGGTGTACATGGACTTCAAAGGAATCTTCTAGTAGAGAACATTATTGACCTTTACAAACAGCAGCAAGAAGGTGGTGGAACGACAGCAGCACCTGTAAAACTTAAAGTCTCCACTGAACCACTGTGTGAGGAGCATCAGGATGAAAAGATTAACATCTACTGTATGACCCACCAGATTCCCACTTGCTCAATGTGTAAAGTGTTTGGACAGCACAAGGATTGTGAAGTTTCCCCCCTTGCTAGCGTTTACCAGGCCCAAAAGGGAGAGATGAGCAATGCCATTGATGCTCTGGTTGCAGGCAATGGGCGACTGCAGGCCCTTCTAAACCAGATGGAAGAAGCTTGCAAAGCTGTTCAGGACAATGCCCAGCATGCTAAGCAAAGGCTAGGGGAGCGATTTGATGTTCTATATGTAGCTctagaggaaagaaagaatgccCTCTTGGAGCGTATTAGCAAAGAGCAGGATGAGAAGGTGGCAGCCTTACGAAAGCTAGCTAGACGTTATGGAGACCGCCTCCAAGCAGGCACAGAACTCACTGATACAGCAGTTCAGGCCCTTGAACAAAGCAGTGCTGCAGAGTTCCTGCAGACCTCAAAGGGTCTCATTGCACAGACAAAGGATGCAGCCAAGAGTTCCCTGGCTGAGGAAAGACCTGAACCTGGTTTTGAGAGGATGGACCATTTTACTCTTTTCACAGACCAAATTGAGACATTGTTGTCCAAGATTGACTTTGGagcagatgatgatgaagaataTGAAGAtgcagaggaagaagaagaggagtgAACTGGACACATGGTGGTTAGAGTGTTAGAGTCTGTGAAGGAGAAGTGAAGGACAATGTCAAAAATGTTGCTAAATAATGTATGTTAACAGGTATTAGATGGTTTTACAGGGTGTGCTGCTAAGCTGTTTGAACACTGAAAACTACAAAGCAACATTGTTAGAGATGTAGTGccattttatactttttttataATGATAGTTTATATATTAGTTTCTATGTGAATAATATGCTGAGAGTACACTGTATTCTGAAATGAGTGGAAAACATGATCATACTGTTAATTTACTTGGATATGAAGCCAATACAGAACAAtgtaaaataagtaaaatttaaaataagaCTGTGTAAGATTGTATAAGTCAGTTTTTGTGATTACTGTGGTTATTCTGCtgcattataatgaaatatttaataaagcatTAAATTACATATACTTCTTAAACATAAATTTGATATCTAGATTAAATTTTATCATTGTTCTTTTTTATGTCTTCAAAATcagttgtgtgtttgagctTTCTTTGCTTATGAAAGACTGCATGGCCTATTTTTAGGAGGCTTTGGAATAGTATGTCAGTGTAGGACAGATGACCAAGCTCCTATTTCTGCCCTCTGATTCTTCAGCAACTCATACTGCAAGTTAAAGAGGAATATTAAGCAACCAGATTCTTTGAGTCATGTTTTGCTAACACTGTGTGACTTGAGCTGAAATAATCCCCAGGCAACATGTTTTATAAAATGACCACTGAGCTGATCTGAGAGACAAAGCAAAACTCAGTCTTTTATCTTGTTGTATAAATCCAAATAGCTGCAACAAGCAAAGCAGTCTTAGCATATGTGTTACATATAGGCTATACATATGCATATTatgttccattttttaaaaaatctcctTCTTTTGTTTATGAATCCATTTTGTGAAAAGAAGCAACCACTTTGTTTGTGATGTTAATAAGGCTGGGATGGGGTCttggagggagacagagagaaaagtaCTGAGTAGAGTGAGTTACCAAACATAAACCAACAAGGAGACAGAGGAACATGGTAAAGTACCTGGTAAAGCTCCTCCCTCTGTCATAGTTGCTTCATTGAGAAATTGAAATGTagtggcatatatatatatatatatatatatatatatatatatatatatatatatatatatatatatatatatatatatatatatatataatatttttaaatgacatgttttaaatgaacataaaaaaagtttataaaataCAAGTAGACTCACACTGGGCagaaatttttaaaatgtactatATTGGTTAATGAATGGGGTTCAATTTGCAAACATATTCACACCTTGAATTTGACGTTCAGTCAATAAGGTcatttggttttgtgttttatccCCATCTAGAGTCTACCCGCAGGAGGGCATATGGCCTTGTAGCCCAAGCATACACGTCAATCagtgcagatgactttgcctcCTTTGTGGGATATTCCGTGGAAGAAGCTGTAAAGGGTAATATACAATTTAAAATCAAACCGGACATTCATTTAGATCCTCAGTATAAGTGTTCCAATAGCTAAAGAATATGTCAAATTGTTAAATGttcaacaataaaatgtttgtatgtcttTATACAATTAGACATTTACAAGCCACTCTTGGACTGTACTAACTCTATATTATCTAATAATATACATGTCGGctttaatttgaattcaaagTGAACTCATTaatcatttggaaaaaaaattagcagaATAGTATTCATACACATTTATGTTTGCCTGCGCTACAACCCACACTCATCCTTATAACAGtcccatttattttattaatcccACAGTAACTTTCCTTCATCCCATGTACTATGTGTTCTTGCTTGAGACATTGTGGGAcattatacagtgagggaaaaaagtatttgatcccctgctgattttgtatgtttacccactgacaaagaaatgatcagtctataactttaatggtagatttatttgaacagtgagagacagaataacaaaaaaaaaatccataaaaacgcacatcaaaaatgttataaattgatttgcattttaatgagggaaataagtatttgacccctctgcaaaacatgacttagtacttggtttaaaaacccttgttggcaatcacagaggtcagacgtttcttgtagttggccaccaggtttgcacacatctcaggagggattttgtcccactcctctttgcagatcttctccaaatcattaaggtttcgaggctgacgtttggcaactcgaaccttcagctctctccacagattttctatgggattaaggtctggagactgcctaggtcactccaggaccttaatgtgcttcttcttgagccactcctttgttgccttggccatgtgttttgggtcattgtcatgctggaatatccatccacgacccattttcaatgccctgtctgagggaaggaggttttcacccaagatttgacggtacatggccccgtccatcgtccctttgatgcggtgaagttgtcctgtccccttagcagaaaaaaaaccccaaagcataatgtttccacctccatgtttgacggtggggatggtgttccaggggtcataggcagcattcctcctcctccaaacacggcgagttgagttgatgccaaagagctccattttggtctcatctgacctcaacgctttcacccagttgtcctcagaatcattcagatgttcattggcaaacttcagacgggcatgtatatgtgttttcttgagcagcggaccttgcgcgcgctgcaggatttcagtccttcacggcgtagtgtgttaccaattgttttcttggtgactatggtcccagctgccttgagatcattgacaagatcctcccgtgtagttctgggctgattcctcactgttctcatgatcaatgcaactccacgaggtgagatcttgcatggagccccaggccgagggagattgacagttcttttgtgcttcttccatttgcgaataatcgcaccaactgttgtccccttctcaccaagctgcttggcaatggtcttgtagcccattccagacttgtgtaggtctacagtcttgtccctgacatccttggagagctctttggtcttggccatggtggagagtttggaatatgactgattgattgcttctgtggacaggtgtcttttatacaggtaacaaactgatattaggagaactccctttaagagtgtgctcctaatctcagctcgttacctgtataaaagacacctgggagccagaaatctttctgattgagagggggtcaaatacttttttccctcattaaaatgcaaattaatttataaaatttttgacatgcgtttttctggatttttttgttgttattctgtctctcactgttcaaatacaactaccattaaaattat from Ictalurus furcatus strain D&B chromosome 6, Billie_1.0, whole genome shotgun sequence includes:
- the trim63b gene encoding tripartite motif-containing protein 54 codes for the protein MDIQRTGSLMGSPNSMESLEKQLSCPICLDMFTKPVVILPCQHNLCRGCASDLYDSRNPYRFSGGVFRCPTCRFEVVLDRHGVHGLQRNLLVENIIDLYKQQQEGGGTTAAPVKLKVSTEPLCEEHQDEKINIYCMTHQIPTCSMCKVFGQHKDCEVSPLASVYQAQKGEMSNAIDALVAGNGRLQALLNQMEEACKAVQDNAQHAKQRLGERFDVLYVALEERKNALLERISKEQDEKVAALRKLARRYGDRLQAGTELTDTAVQALEQSSAAEFLQTSKGLIAQTKDAAKSSLAEERPEPGFERMDHFTLFTDQIETLLSKIDFGADDDEEYEDAEEEEEE